The stretch of DNA CGGTCCGCCGCTTCCCAGTCCTTCGCGCGGTAGCTCCACCAGGTGTAGAGCTTCTCCGTCTCCGGCACGAAGCGCCGCACCACGTCCTCGAAATCGTGGGCGGCGTACCAGCGCGCCATGCGCTCCACCTCGACGGGCGTGTGGCTGACCACCTTGAGCAGCTGCTTGTGGGACCAGACGTCGTTCTCGTGCGGCGCGATGTTGAGGTCGCCGACCACGACGAAGCGGTTGTCGGCGGCGCGGCGCCCGGCGAACCAGGCGGTGACCTCGTCCAGGAACTGCAGCTTGTGGGCGAACTTCTCGTTCTTCTCCGGGTCCGGCTCGTCGCCGCCGGCCGGGACGTAGAAATTGTGCAGCTCCGTGCCGTCGGCGAAGGTCGTCGCCAGGTGGCGGGTGTCGTCCTTGCCGCACCAGTTGCGGCGCTCGACGGCGGCGAAGGGATGCTTCGAGACCGTGGCGACGCCGTGATAGTTCTTCTGGCCGAAGAACTCGACATGCGGGAAGCCCATCTCGCGGAAGGCGTCGGCGGGGAACTTGCCGTCCTCCACCTTGGTTTCCTGAAAGCAGATGACGTCGGGGCGGTGCTCGGCGGCGAACTGCTCGACGATCGGCAGGCGCAGGCGGACGGAGTTGATGTTCCAGGTGGCGATGCGGACGGCTGTCATTCGGGCTCTTTCACGGCTCGGGGTGGTCTATCTGGTTTCCATCAGAACAGGCTGAAGGTGCCGCCGGTGATGCCGAGCGGCCAGCGGCCGGCCTGGAACAGGGCGAACTTGCGCGCGAAGGCGTGGTCCTCCTCCTCGGCCGCGGCGATCACCAGCGCGGCCTGGTAGGCGGCCTGGGCGGCGGCCCCGGCGGCGGCGCGGATCAGCCCCTCGTCGGCGACGCCGAAGCGGCTGGCGGCGACGGCGGCGGCGCCGTGGACGGCCTCGGAGGCCCTGGAGGTGACGTTGGTCAGCGCCACCAGCACCGTCTCCTCGTCGCCGGCCAGTTCCACGGCGCGGTCCGACAGCGCGGCGCGCAGCTGCTCCTCCGCCTCCCACCAGGCGGTGTTCCACTCGGGATTGCGCGCGGCCTCCTCGGCCTCCTCCCAGTCCATCACCTGGACCACGTCGCATTCGGGAAAGCCCAGCGCGGCGAGATAGTCCTCGGCGTCGCGGCGCTCTGGCTCCGAAATGCGCTCGCCCACGGCGGCGAACCAGGAGACATGGCCCAGCGTCGCCGCGAAGCGCGACAGCGCCGCCACCGTCGGCGGCAGATCGTCCAGCGGGACCGGCGGCTCGTCGTCGTCCCCGTCCCCGAAATCATCGAACATCGACATGGCCGCGAGCCTATAGCGCCGGCGCGGCAAAGGGAACGCCCTGCGGGGCGGCGGCGTCGCGGCCTGAAACACCGTGGCGCCCGGACCCATGCCCGAGCGGTTCGGAAGGCGCGCCGGCCGGCAAGACCGGGCCGATTTGCCTTTTCCGCCCCGCCGGGGCATGGTGGCTGACAGGACAGTAATCCTGCCATTCCGTCCTGCAAGTCATTGTCATGAATAGTTCGAAGGCAGACACATGAACGCCCCGCACCCGCGAATCCCGCATCCGGAACCCGCCGCCCGGCCCCGCCGCGGCATCGCGCTGACCCCGATGGAGACCCGCCGCAGCGTCATCGTCGACATGGCGGTGCTGGCCGACGAGCTGGGCTACGAGCTGTTTTCCGTGCCCGAGGGCTGGGGCTTCGATTCGACCCTGGTGCTGACCGAGATCGCGCTGAAGACGAAGCGCCTGCGGCCCATGTCGGGCATCCTCTCGGTCTGGAGCCGCACGCCCGGCGCCATCGCCATGAACGCGGCGACGCTCTACGACATATCCGGCGGCCGCTACGTGCTGGGCCTCGGCGCCAGCACCAAGGCCCTGGCCGAGGGCTTCCACGGCGTGCCCTTCACCCGCCCCCGGCGCAAGCTGACGGCGACGGTGGACGAGGTGCGCCGCCTGCTGGCGGGCGAGCGCGCCGACCTGCCCGAGGCGATCGAGACGCGGCCGCTCCGGCTGGGGCAGAAGCCCGCACCCGGCCTGCCGATCTTCATCGCCGCCATCGGCCCGAAGACGGTGCGCGACGCCGCCCGCCACGGCGACGGCTGGTTTCCCTATTATGTCACCCGCGACCGCTTCGCCGCCTGGGCGCCGGAGCTGCGCGAGGTGCGCCGCGCCGCCGGGCTGGACCCGGCAGCCTTCACCGTGCTGGGCGGCCCGACGGTCTCGGTGAAGGACGGCCCCGCCGCGGCCCGGCAGGCGGTGGCGGCCAACGTCGCCTGGTACATAACGGCGATGGGCGACGTCTACGCCAACTCGCTCCGCAAGCAGGGCCACGCCCGCGCGGTCGAGGAGGTCATCGCCGCCAATCCGAAGCCCAGCCCGTCGAAGGGCGTGGTGCCGGAGACGGCGGAAGTGCTGCTGGACCAGCTCACGGCGTATGGCGATCCGGACCGGGTCGCGGCGCAGCTCGCCAGGTGGGACGCCCGGGTCGACGTCAACATGATCGGCCTCGCCCCGGGCGCGCCCTGGGACGAGATCGAGGCGATACTCGAGGCGTCCGCGCCGGCCGCCGCGTCCTCCGGCGTCACCGGCGACGCGGCCTGAAACACGGCGGCGCCCCTGGCCCCGGGCCGGAAGCCGCCCCGGCGGCTCAGCCCAGCCGCTGCTCGATATGCTGCGCCAGCTCCAGCGACGCGCGGCCGTCGACCAGCAGGCCATGATCGCGCTGATAGTCGCGGATCGCCGCTTCGGTCTGCGCGCCCTTCTGCCCGTCGACCGGGCCGGGGTTGTAGCCAAGCTCGTGCAGGCCGGCCTGGACGCGCGCCACGGCCGAGCGGTTCGCCTCCCGGTCCTCCGAGGCCCAGATGGGCTCGCCCAGGTCGAGCATGTCCTTGTCGGTCAGCACGCCGGTCAGGCCGCCGGCCGCGGCGCCCAGCAGCGCGCCCTGCAGCAGCGACAGCCCCGTCACCGCGCCGACCGCGGTGCCCGCGGCCGCGCCGATCCCGGCGCCGCTCAGGCCCCGGTCCTGTTGCGAGGACCCGCAGGCCGCCAGAAAGGCCCCGAGGGCCACGACAGCAATGATGCGTTTCATGGGTGAGATCTCCCTGGTCCGGGCGTGACGGGACGGCGACGGCCGCCCTCCGGCCCGCTCAACCGTAGTATATAGGGACTCTTGCGCGAACCTGACTCGATGTGTGGGGTGGGGGCGGGGAGGAGCAGCGCATAGAGGATGCAGCCGTGCCGGCACAGGGCACATCGCCGGTCAGTTCGCAAAGTGGAGCAGGAAGGTCGCCACCGACATGATTATCCTCGTTGTCGGTGCCTTGGGCCGAGGCTCAGAAAAGTTCGCTGGCGGGATTCCAAATCATTCTGCTCAATATACCAAATGCTAATGTTTATCCATGAACTCCACGATCTGCTGATCTAATTCCAAACTATCTAAAAATCGCGAAACGACTTTTCTCCCGTCCGCGGTTAGGCCAACCATATCTTGACGACTACCAATCCAATCATTCTGGCT from Minwuia thermotolerans encodes:
- the xth gene encoding exodeoxyribonuclease III, whose translation is MTAVRIATWNINSVRLRLPIVEQFAAEHRPDVICFQETKVEDGKFPADAFREMGFPHVEFFGQKNYHGVATVSKHPFAAVERRNWCGKDDTRHLATTFADGTELHNFYVPAGGDEPDPEKNEKFAHKLQFLDEVTAWFAGRRAADNRFVVVGDLNIAPHENDVWSHKQLLKVVSHTPVEVERMARWYAAHDFEDVVRRFVPETEKLYTWWSYRAKDWEAADRGRRLDHVWVTPALADAPRALEVIKPARGWLKPSDHVPVIAEMDLPL
- a CDS encoding LLM class flavin-dependent oxidoreductase, translating into MNAPHPRIPHPEPAARPRRGIALTPMETRRSVIVDMAVLADELGYELFSVPEGWGFDSTLVLTEIALKTKRLRPMSGILSVWSRTPGAIAMNAATLYDISGGRYVLGLGASTKALAEGFHGVPFTRPRRKLTATVDEVRRLLAGERADLPEAIETRPLRLGQKPAPGLPIFIAAIGPKTVRDAARHGDGWFPYYVTRDRFAAWAPELREVRRAAGLDPAAFTVLGGPTVSVKDGPAAARQAVAANVAWYITAMGDVYANSLRKQGHARAVEEVIAANPKPSPSKGVVPETAEVLLDQLTAYGDPDRVAAQLARWDARVDVNMIGLAPGAPWDEIEAILEASAPAAASSGVTGDAA
- a CDS encoding peptidoglycan-binding domain-containing protein, whose protein sequence is MKRIIAVVALGAFLAACGSSQQDRGLSGAGIGAAAGTAVGAVTGLSLLQGALLGAAAGGLTGVLTDKDMLDLGEPIWASEDREANRSAVARVQAGLHELGYNPGPVDGQKGAQTEAAIRDYQRDHGLLVDGRASLELAQHIEQRLG